AGCTGGTACTTGTCGACCAGTGTGTCGTCGTGCACGACGCATTCGATGTTGTAGAGGCAGTCGCTCAATAGCGGAGCTTTGATCTTGGCCGGCTTGGAGGTGGCCAAGCCGAAGTGCTCGAACTTGTCCACTTCCGCGCCGCTGCAGTTGCCGACGTCAACGACGGTGCGTGCCAGGTCGGCACCGGGCACCGCGAGAACGCATTCGCCGGTCTCGCGGAGCGTGCCGAAGCTGTGGTCCCAAGGGCCGATGACGCATCCGATCAACGGTGGCGCGTGCTGAACCATCATGTGGAAACCCATGGTCATGATGTTGGGGCGTGCGCCATCGTTCGTGCAGACCATGACGATGGGGCCGGATTCAAGTATCCGGTAGGTCTTGGACGCTTCGATCCGGCGCATCATGGTTCCCTGCTCAGGCCGTTGCTGCTTGCGCTTGCCACGCCGCCGTCTCTTCGCCGCCGTCCGCTGCGGGGATCGGGAAGAGTTGTGCTAGGTGTTCGCGAAGTCGCACGATGTCCTCGGCCACATGCGGGTCCTTGATGACATTGAAGGACGAGAAGGAAGGGAGGACCTCTGCGCCGCAGAACCGGTAGTTGGCGGTGTTGGCAACCATGACGTCATCGACGGACTTTCCCTTGAAGAGGTACTGACCTTCATCGTCGAAAGCGGCGCGCGGGGCATTCCAGGTCAAGGACAGCATGTACTTCTTGCCCTGCATCAGGCCGCCAGTGCCGTACTGCTTGGAGGGGTCGCCCAGGACACGACCATCGTTCACGATCAGAACTTTCTGCAGCAGTCCTGCCGTAAATATCTCGTCGGCATACTTCTTGTAGATCCAAGGGGCGCCAAACCAGTGGATCGGGGTCTGCAGGATGACTACGTCCGCCCACAGATGCTTTTCGACTTCTTCTTGTACGACGTAGCCCTGCTCGATATTCGTCGTT
This window of the Luteibacter aegosomatis genome carries:
- a CDS encoding flavin reductase family protein — encoded protein: MMRRIEASKTYRILESGPIVMVCTNDGARPNIMTMGFHMMVQHAPPLIGCVIGPWDHSFGTLRETGECVLAVPGADLARTVVDVGNCSGAEVDKFEHFGLATSKPAKIKAPLLSDCLYNIECVVHDDTLVDKYQLFILEAVAAWSNDSRKERRFLHHHGDGTFTADGERFDLRDRMTLWKQFQVDL
- a CDS encoding NAD(P)H-dependent oxidoreductase: MKHALVINAFQLYEGFSKGELNKTMASIIQEELECRGYEVRTTNIEQGYVVQEEVEKHLWADVVILQTPIHWFGAPWIYKKYADEIFTAGLLQKVLIVNDGRVLGDPSKQYGTGGLMQGKKYMLSLTWNAPRAAFDDEGQYLFKGKSVDDVMVANTANYRFCGAEVLPSFSSFNVIKDPHVAEDIVRLREHLAQLFPIPAADGGEETAAWQAQAATA